A portion of the Pseudomonas protegens CHA0 genome contains these proteins:
- a CDS encoding helix-turn-helix transcriptional regulator produces MLTGIELGAAIERARVAKGVTKKKLAEDFGVAGPSVQGWVKTGRIDKSKLMELIEYFSDVVSPAHWGLSERMGDILSVAEAPAAYDSSPKASVKLSNIETWDDATPLPDDEVYVPFLREVELAAGSGRFVIEESDTAKLRFFKSDLRRNNVQFSNAKCLIVRGNSMFPVLRDGATVGVNTGKNSLGDIVDGDLYAINHNGQLRVKQVYRLPTGLRLRSFNRDEHPDEDYTFAEAQEQQISILGHVFWWGMFAR; encoded by the coding sequence ATGCTTACAGGAATAGAATTAGGCGCAGCCATCGAGCGAGCTCGGGTCGCCAAAGGCGTTACAAAGAAAAAGCTCGCCGAAGATTTCGGCGTGGCGGGCCCCTCTGTCCAAGGCTGGGTAAAGACGGGGCGAATCGACAAATCTAAGCTCATGGAGCTGATTGAGTATTTCTCAGATGTCGTTTCCCCTGCGCACTGGGGGCTGAGCGAGCGTATGGGGGATATTCTGAGCGTCGCTGAAGCTCCAGCCGCCTATGACTCTTCACCAAAGGCTAGCGTCAAGCTTTCCAACATCGAGACCTGGGACGACGCGACTCCCCTTCCCGACGACGAGGTCTACGTCCCCTTCCTGCGCGAAGTAGAGCTGGCAGCCGGCTCTGGCCGGTTTGTGATCGAAGAAAGCGATACCGCCAAGCTACGCTTCTTCAAGAGCGATCTGCGCCGCAACAATGTGCAGTTCAGCAATGCCAAGTGCCTGATCGTCCGCGGCAACAGCATGTTCCCCGTGCTACGCGATGGCGCCACGGTCGGCGTGAACACTGGCAAGAACTCGCTTGGCGATATCGTTGATGGCGACCTCTATGCGATCAACCACAACGGTCAGCTGCGCGTGAAGCAGGTCTATCGCCTGCCCACAGGCTTGCGCCTGCGTAGCTTCAACCGCGACGAACACCCGGATGAGGACTACACCTTCGCCGAAGCTCAGGAGCAACAAATTTCGATCCTGGGCCATGTGTTCTGGTGGGGAATGTTTGCTCGCTGA
- a CDS encoding ParB/RepB/Spo0J family partition protein yields MAKSFKQMIKDGDLKRADAMKARLEDLHEEPGFNLRAEGEELEESISALAEFIFAGGQIPALEVRPRAEGGMWVVDGHRRRRAYLKLDQAGRLPRVPSKEDPERLEAWISIVPFEGNDAERVARVITSQEGKKLSPLELADGYKRLTAFGWTPDQIARKVGKTRQHVEQVMTLGNANTDVLQLVASGQVSATTAVQVVRQHGEEAGKVLGGELQKAKATGKSKVTAGSMRGPTTSRQRLEAIRAAAQEIFKALPDGCLDSSGPEISLPTALLLKLQRAVSEAA; encoded by the coding sequence ATGGCCAAGTCTTTCAAGCAAATGATCAAAGACGGGGATCTGAAGCGCGCTGACGCGATGAAGGCTCGCCTGGAAGATCTACACGAAGAACCCGGCTTCAACCTTCGGGCCGAAGGTGAAGAGCTGGAGGAAAGCATCAGCGCACTGGCGGAATTCATCTTTGCCGGCGGCCAGATTCCCGCGCTTGAAGTACGACCTCGCGCTGAAGGTGGGATGTGGGTTGTCGACGGCCACCGCCGTCGCCGCGCCTACTTGAAGCTGGATCAGGCGGGGCGCCTTCCAAGAGTGCCGAGCAAGGAAGACCCAGAACGCCTGGAGGCCTGGATCTCGATCGTGCCCTTCGAGGGCAACGACGCCGAACGGGTAGCCAGGGTCATCACCAGTCAGGAAGGAAAGAAGCTCTCTCCTCTTGAGCTGGCAGACGGCTACAAGCGACTCACCGCATTTGGCTGGACGCCCGATCAGATCGCCAGGAAGGTCGGCAAGACCCGCCAGCACGTCGAGCAGGTGATGACGCTCGGAAATGCCAATACCGATGTTCTACAGCTGGTCGCTTCCGGCCAGGTGTCCGCTACAACGGCGGTGCAGGTGGTGCGCCAGCATGGCGAGGAGGCAGGCAAAGTGCTTGGTGGCGAGCTACAAAAGGCCAAGGCCACCGGCAAGTCAAAGGTAACCGCAGGATCGATGCGCGGCCCCACAACTTCCCGTCAACGGCTCGAAGCGATACGTGCAGCAGCACAGGAAATCTTCAAAGCATTGCCTGATGGCTGCCTGGATAGCTCAGGGCCAGAGATCAGCCTTCCCACAGCTCTGCTCCTCAAGCTCCAACGGGCGGTTAGCGAAGCAGCTTAG
- a CDS encoding recombination protein NinG gives MKRTPLQRKTPLTSGGTRRKRCPACRVMFTPVRASQAVCGEIECAIAHGQSEKGQASARKALADVERREIKVRKARLKSRADHLREAQAVFNEWVRLRDADLPCISCGRHHDGQYHAGHYRTVGANPEIRFEPLNVWKQCAPCNTHLSGNLVNYRLSLLQRIGAEKLGWLEGPHPARKYTIEEIKAIKADYREKIKEMKKGIAA, from the coding sequence ATGAAGCGCACCCCACTGCAGCGCAAAACCCCGCTCACGTCCGGCGGCACACGTCGTAAACGCTGCCCGGCCTGTCGGGTGATGTTCACGCCCGTACGCGCCTCCCAGGCCGTGTGCGGGGAGATAGAGTGCGCCATCGCTCACGGGCAGTCAGAGAAGGGACAGGCAAGCGCCCGGAAAGCCCTGGCTGATGTTGAGCGCCGGGAGATCAAGGTCCGCAAGGCAAGGCTGAAGAGTAGGGCGGACCACCTCCGAGAAGCCCAGGCCGTGTTCAATGAATGGGTACGCCTACGCGACGCCGATCTGCCCTGCATCAGCTGCGGGCGGCACCACGACGGCCAGTATCACGCCGGCCATTACCGCACCGTAGGCGCGAACCCAGAAATCCGCTTCGAGCCCTTGAACGTCTGGAAGCAATGCGCCCCATGTAATACGCACCTGTCCGGCAACTTGGTGAACTACCGGCTTTCGCTTCTGCAGCGAATCGGCGCCGAGAAACTGGGGTGGCTGGAAGGGCCCCATCCCGCACGCAAGTACACCATCGAAGAGATCAAGGCCATCAAGGCCGACTACCGCGAAAAGATCAAAGAAATGAAGAAGGGGATTGCAGCATGA
- a CDS encoding replication protein P, with protein MSDKPKPPQSAAQLMKSAGATVDLRSAVAGYQPPAAPVIPQTLSPGTAGVVNALFKELQAIFPAWKQAWPTDVALSAAKRSWIKAFIVAEINTLEQIRFGIERCRALGTDFAPSVGRFIKLCLPTPEMLGIPSHDKAFREALVNAHPSRFRDRTWSHPAVRHAALQCEMHNLGDLIPEKASEVFDRAYDITIRRLMQGLPLEDIAIGIGHDSQKTEVQLAEEFANQRQARLLEIQAIPCSGSAARAQLLARLNIKRESQRGRESF; from the coding sequence ATGAGCGATAAGCCAAAGCCGCCGCAAAGCGCTGCTCAGCTGATGAAGTCTGCCGGCGCGACCGTGGACCTGCGATCCGCAGTTGCCGGTTATCAGCCGCCAGCCGCTCCGGTAATCCCACAGACCTTATCGCCCGGCACCGCTGGAGTGGTAAACGCGCTGTTTAAGGAGCTGCAGGCCATCTTCCCGGCCTGGAAGCAGGCATGGCCGACGGACGTAGCCCTGAGCGCCGCCAAACGCAGCTGGATCAAGGCCTTCATCGTCGCAGAGATCAACACGCTTGAGCAGATCCGCTTCGGTATTGAGCGTTGCCGTGCCCTGGGCACCGACTTTGCGCCTAGCGTCGGCAGGTTCATCAAGCTGTGCCTGCCCACCCCGGAAATGCTGGGTATCCCCAGTCACGACAAGGCGTTCCGCGAAGCTCTGGTGAACGCCCACCCAAGCCGCTTCCGAGATCGCACTTGGTCACACCCTGCGGTGCGCCATGCTGCTCTGCAGTGCGAGATGCACAACCTGGGCGACCTGATACCGGAGAAGGCCAGTGAGGTGTTTGACCGGGCCTACGACATCACCATTCGCCGCCTGATGCAGGGGCTGCCCCTGGAAGACATCGCAATCGGCATCGGCCACGACAGTCAGAAGACCGAAGTGCAATTGGCCGAAGAGTTCGCCAATCAGCGCCAGGCCCGCCTGCTGGAGATTCAGGCCATCCCATGCAGCGGATCGGCTGCGCGAGCGCAACTACTGGCTCGATTGAACATCAAGCGCGAATCGCAGCGCGGTAGGGAGAGTTTCTGA
- a CDS encoding siphovirus Gp157 family protein, with translation MTQLYALTGQMAELVALADTDDEGLRQAIQDTMDGIQGEFEVKAENVVMLCRNIQGDIDAINKEVDRLNELKRVRESTVGKLDEYLRSNMEAADIKSIKRPLFTITLALAPEKVIVDKEDDIPYDFLATKTVFSPDKRAIAAKLKEIREHNAAVRKRMDAGEDCEHELISEPSWAHLERGESSIRIK, from the coding sequence ATGACTCAGCTCTACGCTTTGACCGGTCAGATGGCCGAGCTCGTGGCCCTGGCGGATACCGACGACGAAGGATTGCGCCAGGCCATTCAGGACACCATGGATGGCATCCAGGGCGAATTCGAAGTGAAGGCCGAGAACGTCGTCATGTTGTGCCGCAACATCCAGGGCGACATCGATGCCATCAACAAGGAGGTCGATCGTCTGAATGAGCTGAAACGCGTCAGAGAGAGCACAGTCGGCAAGCTCGATGAGTATCTGCGCAGCAACATGGAGGCCGCCGACATCAAGTCGATCAAGCGCCCCCTGTTCACCATCACCCTGGCTCTGGCGCCGGAGAAGGTGATCGTCGACAAGGAAGATGACATCCCGTACGACTTCCTCGCCACGAAGACCGTGTTCTCGCCAGACAAGCGCGCCATCGCCGCCAAGCTTAAGGAAATCCGCGAGCATAACGCTGCGGTACGCAAGCGCATGGATGCCGGCGAAGACTGCGAGCACGAGCTGATTTCGGAACCATCCTGGGCCCACCTGGAGCGCGGCGAAAGCTCGATCCGGATCAAGTGA
- a CDS encoding transcriptional regulator: protein MPYIWRMTNRRKPMTPAEAVRKAAGILGSQTALASRLDVRTPTVSQWCSGDRPVPAARALQIEALTGGEVKRGQLCPSFPWGEMVA from the coding sequence ATGCCTTATATTTGGCGCATGACAAACCGGAGAAAACCCATGACACCAGCAGAAGCGGTTCGGAAGGCAGCCGGGATTTTGGGCAGCCAAACAGCGCTGGCCAGCCGTCTTGATGTTCGAACCCCGACTGTAAGCCAGTGGTGTTCGGGAGATCGGCCCGTTCCGGCAGCAAGGGCGCTTCAAATCGAGGCGCTTACAGGTGGCGAAGTTAAGAGGGGGCAGCTTTGCCCTTCGTTTCCCTGGGGCGAGATGGTCGCTTGA
- a CDS encoding DUF1367 family protein — MAELALIRTAQGLVPATEADRETIQCWKAGQVIHGKFTKMRNARFHGKFFAMLDLAWEYWEPVGGLIPRQEMRGIRGLAKFFEAQNGRPGQLSNAVDAYIAGLEQARAERFPSVDKSREAFREWVTIEAGHFHLVRTPDGVRKEAKSISWASMDDTQFEPLYRDVFNACWRLVLSAHFETEGAALAAADQIGSFA; from the coding sequence ATGGCTGAGCTTGCCCTTATTCGCACCGCCCAGGGCCTGGTACCGGCCACAGAGGCAGACCGTGAAACCATCCAGTGCTGGAAGGCTGGCCAGGTCATCCACGGCAAGTTCACCAAGATGAGAAACGCCCGGTTCCATGGCAAGTTCTTCGCGATGCTGGATCTGGCCTGGGAGTACTGGGAGCCGGTCGGGGGCCTGATCCCACGCCAGGAGATGCGTGGCATTCGCGGCCTGGCCAAGTTCTTCGAAGCGCAGAACGGCAGGCCGGGGCAGCTATCGAATGCGGTTGATGCCTACATTGCCGGGCTTGAGCAGGCCCGCGCCGAGCGTTTCCCCTCAGTCGACAAGTCCCGTGAAGCCTTTCGCGAGTGGGTGACCATCGAGGCCGGCCACTTCCACCTGGTGCGTACCCCCGACGGCGTCCGCAAAGAGGCCAAGTCCATCAGTTGGGCCAGCATGGACGATACCCAGTTTGAGCCCCTTTACCGCGACGTCTTCAACGCCTGTTGGCGCCTGGTGCTGTCCGCGCACTTTGAAACCGAAGGCGCCGCCCTGGCTGCTGCTGATCAGATTGGGAGCTTTGCATGA
- a CDS encoding Rha family transcriptional regulator — MQSQPNSSNTPTNTAPRFQNSQNVARTMSSVEIAELTGKLHKNVLADIRSMLAELEIDSAEFSAQYKDSTGRFLPCFNLDREMTDTLLTGYSAKMRLAVVRRWRELEAAIAQPRELSRMDLIQLAFEAEQARLQLTIQIEAQATKIHSLENLFKEGMTHTQFCKGLNGVNVMQVGKYLESRNWLYNESKTGLRLRVASYARDKYMTEHQHEVTPHGKEAFISFTPVLLKKGAVRLYDLYLAGELPMKKTWDGLFTHDKALRAA; from the coding sequence ATGCAGAGCCAGCCCAATTCCAGCAATACCCCTACCAATACCGCGCCACGTTTTCAGAACTCGCAAAACGTGGCGCGGACTATGTCGTCTGTCGAGATCGCCGAACTGACCGGGAAGCTGCACAAGAACGTGCTGGCTGATATCCGTTCGATGCTCGCTGAGCTTGAAATCGACTCGGCTGAATTTTCAGCCCAGTACAAGGACAGCACCGGGCGCTTCCTGCCGTGCTTCAACCTCGACCGAGAGATGACCGACACGCTGCTGACCGGCTACAGCGCCAAGATGCGCCTGGCCGTAGTTCGCCGCTGGCGTGAGCTGGAAGCCGCAATTGCCCAGCCACGCGAGCTTTCCCGCATGGATCTGATCCAACTTGCCTTTGAGGCCGAGCAGGCCCGGCTTCAGTTGACCATCCAGATCGAGGCCCAGGCCACCAAGATCCACTCCTTGGAAAACCTGTTCAAGGAAGGTATGACCCACACCCAATTCTGCAAGGGCCTCAACGGGGTCAACGTGATGCAGGTGGGCAAGTACCTGGAGAGCCGGAACTGGCTCTACAACGAGAGCAAGACCGGCCTGCGCCTTCGCGTGGCTTCCTACGCTCGCGACAAGTACATGACCGAGCACCAGCACGAAGTCACTCCCCACGGGAAAGAGGCCTTCATTTCCTTCACACCAGTCTTGCTCAAGAAGGGCGCTGTGCGCCTGTACGACCTGTACCTGGCCGGTGAGCTGCCTATGAAGAAAACCTGGGACGGCTTGTTCACTCATGACAAAGCACTGAGGGCCGCGTAA
- a CDS encoding DUF6932 family protein: MLIPQWNHQGIIPPIDENDPTALERAPYTVTVEQVVERFSTTLERCEILDGFLSHRAEMHRIGVVSGFQWLNGSFMEHVELLEGRAPNDMDVVTFAEIRPEVEAALSPDEIKALTDNPWIKQTYKVDFYLLPLSEPAEFLVEMSAYWYSMWSHRRSQQWKGFLSVRLEPDHDDNARRLLENRKREVQNEQN; the protein is encoded by the coding sequence GTGTTGATCCCGCAATGGAATCATCAAGGGATAATTCCCCCAATTGATGAAAATGATCCGACGGCTCTAGAGCGAGCTCCATACACGGTGACCGTTGAGCAGGTTGTTGAGCGCTTTTCTACTACTCTTGAAAGGTGCGAGATTCTTGATGGCTTTCTCTCTCACCGAGCTGAAATGCACCGTATAGGCGTTGTTTCTGGTTTTCAGTGGCTGAACGGAAGCTTTATGGAGCACGTTGAGTTATTGGAAGGGAGGGCGCCAAACGACATGGATGTTGTTACTTTTGCGGAGATTCGACCAGAGGTAGAAGCCGCCCTATCGCCAGATGAAATCAAGGCGCTAACTGACAATCCCTGGATCAAGCAAACTTACAAGGTTGACTTCTACCTTCTCCCTCTGTCGGAACCTGCTGAATTTTTAGTCGAGATGTCAGCATACTGGTACAGTATGTGGTCTCACAGAAGGTCTCAGCAGTGGAAAGGCTTTTTGAGCGTCAGGCTCGAGCCGGACCATGATGATAATGCCAGACGCCTTTTGGAGAATCGCAAGCGGGAGGTCCAGAATGAACAGAACTGA
- a CDS encoding DnaT-like ssDNA-binding domain-containing protein, with product MARIRTIKPEFWSSEQVMESRPLARLLFIGLWNFCDDGGNHPLAPRTIKALVFPGDDITSEAVSELLGELEGSGLIRSYTVDGKQYLHVNGWKHQKIEKRTFKYPKPPEPNADSDAAGDDDVPTEQQEVVEQSSNGSGGLADESPNGRGELDPGRDVEGNGRDQHHSLNASEEIPTVEPGATPEESSVVGLETPFDPKAPVEMTLDWMPDANLLKTYCVHFGVSTDLFTQEAVAPFTAHHETAGTLQTQSKWVSLLVKWVKDDKNRASNVLRLPVRRQVNGPDFDDLSWADDLGGVL from the coding sequence ATGGCCAGAATCCGCACAATCAAACCCGAGTTCTGGTCGAGTGAGCAGGTGATGGAGAGCCGCCCCCTGGCTCGCCTGCTGTTCATTGGTTTATGGAACTTCTGTGACGACGGTGGCAACCACCCATTGGCACCGCGGACCATTAAGGCCCTGGTGTTTCCAGGTGACGACATCACCTCTGAGGCAGTAAGCGAGCTGCTCGGTGAGCTGGAAGGATCTGGCCTAATTCGGAGCTACACCGTGGACGGGAAGCAATACCTTCACGTCAATGGCTGGAAGCACCAGAAGATTGAAAAAAGGACCTTCAAGTATCCGAAGCCTCCCGAACCAAACGCCGACAGTGATGCTGCTGGCGACGATGATGTGCCTACTGAACAGCAAGAAGTCGTCGAGCAGTCGTCGAATGGAAGTGGAGGACTCGCCGATGAGTCGCCGAATGGTCGCGGAGAGCTCGACCCCGGAAGGGATGTAGAAGGGAATGGAAGGGATCAACACCACTCTCTCAACGCGAGCGAGGAAATTCCGACAGTCGAGCCGGGAGCAACGCCCGAGGAATCCTCGGTAGTTGGCTTGGAGACACCCTTCGACCCAAAAGCTCCAGTGGAGATGACCCTGGACTGGATGCCTGATGCCAATCTCCTGAAGACCTACTGCGTGCACTTCGGCGTATCGACCGACCTGTTCACTCAGGAGGCCGTGGCCCCGTTCACTGCCCACCACGAAACTGCCGGAACCCTACAAACCCAATCCAAGTGGGTTTCTCTGCTGGTCAAGTGGGTCAAGGATGACAAAAACCGGGCGAGCAATGTTCTCCGGCTGCCGGTACGCCGCCAGGTCAATGGGCCAGACTTCGACGACCTGAGTTGGGCGGATGACCTGGGTGGTGTGCTATGA